One Myxococcus stipitatus DNA segment encodes these proteins:
- a CDS encoding ABC transporter permease, which yields MSAFGAMVWNGFREARRNRVTVVVGVFAALVMFSSTLVTEVTVSTFDRVLTDFGLGMMSLILVFLTIFLSSGLLSREIERRTIFLVVSKPVSRTQFLLARLTGNMLTLALVLGAMMLIFVGQLALFGAAVTPTQFVAAAGLWFELLVLSSAGILFSSFSGPMVSAVCTTGLYFAGHLAGDLLDIAKRAESGLVQVLTKGLYYLLPNLERMNFRSHAAYALPVDAGTFASSAAYAVAWAMVFTAISLFIFERRDFR from the coding sequence GTGAGCGCCTTCGGAGCGATGGTCTGGAATGGCTTCCGTGAAGCCCGCCGCAACAGGGTCACCGTCGTCGTCGGCGTCTTCGCCGCCCTGGTGATGTTTTCGTCCACGCTGGTGACGGAAGTCACCGTGAGCACCTTCGACCGCGTGCTGACGGACTTCGGGCTGGGGATGATGAGCCTCATCCTCGTCTTCCTCACCATCTTCCTGTCCAGCGGGCTGCTGAGCCGGGAAATCGAGCGGCGGACCATCTTCCTCGTCGTCAGCAAGCCGGTGTCACGCACCCAGTTCCTGCTCGCGCGGCTGACGGGGAACATGCTGACGCTCGCGCTGGTGCTCGGCGCGATGATGCTCATCTTCGTCGGTCAGCTCGCGCTCTTCGGCGCGGCCGTCACGCCCACGCAGTTCGTCGCGGCGGCGGGGCTGTGGTTCGAGCTGCTCGTGCTGAGCAGCGCGGGCATCCTCTTCTCCAGCTTCTCCGGCCCCATGGTCTCCGCCGTGTGCACCACCGGCCTGTACTTCGCGGGCCACCTCGCGGGAGACCTGCTCGACATCGCGAAGCGCGCGGAGAGCGGCCTGGTCCAGGTCCTCACCAAGGGGCTGTACTACCTGCTGCCCAACCTGGAGCGGATGAACTTCCGCTCCCACGCGGCCTACGCCCTGCCCGTCGACGCGGGGACCTTCGCCTCGAGCGCCGCGTACGCCGTCGCCTGGGCCATGGTGTTCACGGCCATCTCGCTCTTCATCTTCGAGCGGCGCGACTTCCGCTAA
- a CDS encoding glycosyltransferase family 39 protein, with protein MLAYWALWHGHFEGFTLDLGSIDMSTPRYLLLAASLAFFGLPVVAFVALAGTRWLTPARLEALREKWTGLPDRNALLWMGLAGTVIPVVIRLSILRHAPVTDDEASYQFAAKLLASFRLWVPSPPMKLFFDNVFLINDGKLYSQYFLGWPFLLAFGMKVGLPWMVNPVLSGATAVAVFLTARRWWGGAWGKVAAVLYLLSPMLMTGAATMMSHTAAVFALSWLLYFAARQEEDPRPFVGALVALFFCLAFWTRPAVALGMGTPFLVFWLTRWWKGRAPSRWGGVVAFLLVAAPLAGLFLLTNELLTGSPWTTGYHAGVRYARENDFRFVFFGPRDVAGEGFLYFFTNRSPVLAAGRLALALFRLGLDSFGWPLGFVFAVMARGARARWMFAAMVGFCLAHLPVADAGVDSFGPVHYTELMLPLILLSTEGLRTFWRWAGGFGLQAVVPSTVAGLVCVCVTMFLPPRWSTLRLMSRDVNNPRLTVDRRAPDNSVIFVRSGFAIPCRARPSRHFVFFRPNNSPDLDDRVLWVNHVNLQRDRQFMRERYPDRKGFLLAVNGNDCQTHLVPLESAQPEAFPPQVRERPDDFP; from the coding sequence GTGCTCGCGTATTGGGCGCTCTGGCATGGCCATTTCGAGGGCTTCACGCTCGACCTGGGCAGCATCGACATGTCGACGCCCCGCTACCTGCTGCTGGCCGCGAGCCTGGCGTTCTTCGGCCTGCCGGTGGTGGCGTTCGTGGCGTTGGCGGGCACGCGCTGGCTGACGCCCGCTCGCCTCGAGGCCCTGCGCGAGAAGTGGACGGGGCTGCCGGACCGCAACGCGCTGCTGTGGATGGGCCTCGCGGGGACGGTGATTCCGGTGGTCATCCGCCTGTCCATCCTGAGACACGCGCCGGTGACGGACGACGAGGCGTCGTACCAGTTCGCGGCGAAGCTGCTGGCTTCGTTCCGGCTCTGGGTCCCCTCGCCGCCGATGAAGCTCTTCTTCGACAACGTCTTCCTCATCAACGACGGGAAGCTGTACAGCCAGTACTTCCTCGGGTGGCCCTTCCTCCTCGCGTTCGGGATGAAGGTGGGCCTGCCGTGGATGGTGAACCCGGTGTTGTCCGGGGCCACGGCGGTGGCCGTGTTCCTCACGGCCCGGCGGTGGTGGGGCGGCGCGTGGGGCAAGGTCGCGGCGGTGCTCTACCTCCTGTCCCCGATGCTGATGACGGGGGCGGCCACGATGATGTCCCATACGGCCGCCGTGTTCGCGTTGTCCTGGCTGCTCTACTTCGCCGCGCGGCAGGAGGAGGACCCGCGTCCCTTCGTGGGGGCGCTGGTCGCGTTGTTCTTCTGCCTGGCGTTCTGGACGCGTCCGGCCGTGGCCCTGGGGATGGGCACGCCGTTCCTGGTCTTCTGGCTGACGCGGTGGTGGAAGGGGAGGGCGCCGTCGCGTTGGGGTGGCGTCGTGGCGTTCCTGCTGGTGGCGGCGCCGCTTGCGGGCTTGTTCCTGCTCACCAACGAGCTCTTGACCGGCTCGCCGTGGACCACCGGGTACCACGCCGGGGTCCGCTACGCGCGCGAGAACGACTTCCGCTTCGTCTTCTTCGGGCCACGCGACGTCGCGGGCGAGGGCTTCCTGTACTTCTTCACGAACCGCTCGCCGGTACTCGCCGCAGGGCGGTTGGCGCTGGCCCTGTTCCGGCTCGGCCTGGACTCGTTCGGCTGGCCGCTGGGCTTCGTCTTCGCGGTGATGGCGCGCGGTGCGCGGGCCCGGTGGATGTTCGCGGCGATGGTCGGCTTCTGTCTGGCGCACCTGCCCGTCGCCGACGCGGGCGTCGACTCCTTCGGGCCCGTCCACTACACGGAGCTCATGCTGCCGTTGATCCTCCTCTCCACGGAGGGACTCCGGACATTCTGGAGGTGGGCAGGCGGCTTCGGGCTCCAGGCGGTGGTTCCCTCCACCGTGGCCGGGTTGGTCTGTGTCTGCGTGACGATGTTCCTGCCCCCCCGCTGGTCCACGCTCCGGCTGATGTCCCGCGACGTCAACAACCCGCGCCTGACGGTGGACCGCAGGGCGCCGGACAACTCGGTCATCTTCGTGCGCTCCGGGTTCGCCATCCCTTGCAGGGCGCGCCCCTCGCGGCACTTCGTCTTCTTCCGTCCGAACAACAGCCCCGACCTGGATGACCGCGTGTTGTGGGTGAACCACGTCAACCTGCAGAGGGATCGCCAGTTCATGCGCGAGCGCTATCCCGACCGGAAGGGCTTCCTCCTGGCGGTGAACGGGAATGACTGCCAGACGCACCTGGTCCCCCTCGAGAGCGCGCAGCCGGAGGCGTTCCCGCCGCAGGTCCGGGAGCGTCCGGACGACTTCCCGTGA
- a CDS encoding pilus assembly protein PilG translates to MSKLARFLLPSGIALVALLSAPPSPPLHLGDRPLLPRPGLLRTLFRAQLDLVADYFWILTINHVGTATTPKAHRDIYYYADLTTDLAPRFAKVYTFAGITIPIHLGREQYANTEESTRLLTKGTTHLPDNADIRFQLAYNLMFFERRYHDAGVIIEELSKAPGAPSWYSALATRLFAQSGDFDTSLALAITLRDSAEDEQTREYYARRVDEIHQEQVLRGVDAAIERYRVREGKLPDTLDAVVAAGDLKTLPADPLGGRFFIGEDGRSYSTASKFRLELIHDEKTETGDRVVPKPRVPTDKP, encoded by the coding sequence ATGTCGAAGCTGGCCCGCTTCCTCCTCCCCTCGGGAATCGCCCTGGTGGCGCTGCTCTCGGCGCCTCCCTCGCCTCCCCTTCACCTGGGTGATCGGCCCCTGCTGCCACGGCCCGGACTGCTGCGGACCCTCTTCAGGGCGCAGCTGGACCTCGTGGCGGACTATTTCTGGATCCTGACCATCAACCATGTGGGCACCGCGACCACGCCCAAGGCGCATCGCGACATCTACTATTACGCGGACCTGACCACCGACCTGGCGCCCCGCTTCGCGAAGGTCTACACCTTCGCGGGCATCACCATCCCCATCCACCTGGGCCGTGAGCAGTACGCCAACACCGAGGAGTCCACGCGGCTGTTGACCAAGGGCACCACGCACCTGCCGGACAACGCCGACATCCGCTTCCAGCTCGCCTACAACCTGATGTTCTTCGAGCGCCGCTACCACGACGCGGGCGTCATCATCGAGGAGCTCTCGAAGGCCCCTGGCGCGCCGTCCTGGTACTCCGCGCTCGCCACGAGGTTGTTCGCCCAGTCCGGGGACTTCGACACCAGCCTGGCGCTGGCCATCACCCTGCGAGACAGCGCCGAGGACGAGCAGACGCGCGAGTACTACGCTCGGCGCGTCGACGAGATCCACCAGGAGCAGGTGCTGCGGGGCGTGGACGCCGCCATCGAGCGCTACCGCGTCCGCGAGGGCAAGCTGCCGGACACGCTCGACGCCGTCGTGGCCGCGGGCGACCTGAAGACGCTCCCGGCGGATCCCCTGGGTGGACGGTTCTTCATCGGCGAGGACGGAAGGAGTTATTCCACCGCGTCGAAGTTCCGCCTCGAGCTCATCCACGACGAGAAGACCGAGACGGGAGATCGAGTCGTACCCAAGCCCCGCGTCCCCACCGACAAGCCATGA
- a CDS encoding sigma-54-dependent transcriptional regulator translates to MPLFRSILVADDEPSIRHILTLVLTDRGYDVRAVADGDEALKELAARDYDVLLCDVRMPRKDGLAVLREARGAHPGLTVVVMSAYGSQEQALEAVSAGAYDYVQKPFKPEEIVFVLRKAEERERLVRENRRLKEAGLPSTARGHILGESAALQAVLKQVARLAPVDTTVLISGESGTGKELIARELHARSPRAALPFVAVNCGAIPGGLIESELFGHAKGAFTDARSAKRGLFAEADGGTLFLDEVGELPLPAQVKLLRVLQEGEIRPVGESRVEKVDVRVVAATLRDLGRLVEKGEFREDLYYRLNVVNVRMPPLRERREDVSLLARAFLHRFNKELNREPPVEGLTADAEALMAAYAWPGNVRELENAMERAVLLADGPHILPANLPERLWAAPAPGSAATGPGGSAVPQAGTDLSLKRAIRDLEESYIRAALRRTKGNRTRAAEVLDISHRALLYKIKEYGIDPDAEAERG, encoded by the coding sequence ATGCCCCTGTTCCGCTCCATCCTCGTCGCCGACGACGAGCCCTCCATCCGTCACATCCTCACGCTGGTGCTGACCGACCGGGGCTACGACGTCCGCGCCGTGGCGGATGGAGACGAGGCCCTCAAGGAGCTGGCCGCGCGCGACTACGACGTGTTGCTGTGTGACGTGCGCATGCCGCGCAAGGACGGGCTGGCCGTGCTGCGCGAGGCGCGCGGCGCGCACCCCGGCCTGACGGTGGTGGTGATGAGCGCGTACGGTTCGCAGGAGCAGGCCCTGGAGGCCGTGTCCGCGGGCGCGTACGACTACGTCCAGAAACCGTTCAAGCCCGAGGAGATCGTCTTCGTCCTGCGCAAGGCCGAGGAGCGCGAGCGGCTGGTGCGCGAGAACCGGCGCCTCAAGGAGGCGGGCCTCCCCTCCACGGCGCGGGGCCACATCCTGGGGGAGAGCGCGGCGCTCCAGGCCGTGTTGAAGCAGGTGGCGCGGCTGGCGCCCGTGGACACCACGGTGCTCATCAGCGGCGAGAGCGGCACGGGCAAGGAGCTCATCGCCCGCGAGCTGCATGCCCGCAGCCCCCGCGCGGCGCTGCCGTTCGTGGCCGTCAACTGCGGCGCCATCCCCGGTGGCCTCATCGAGAGCGAGCTGTTCGGTCACGCCAAGGGCGCCTTCACCGACGCGCGCTCCGCCAAGCGCGGCCTCTTCGCCGAGGCCGATGGCGGGACGCTCTTCCTCGACGAGGTGGGCGAGCTGCCGTTGCCCGCACAGGTGAAGCTGCTGCGGGTGCTGCAGGAAGGGGAGATCCGCCCGGTGGGAGAGAGCAGGGTGGAGAAGGTCGACGTGCGCGTGGTGGCCGCCACGCTGCGCGACCTGGGGCGCCTGGTGGAGAAGGGCGAGTTCCGGGAGGACTTGTACTATCGCCTCAACGTGGTGAACGTGCGCATGCCGCCGCTGCGCGAGCGCCGCGAGGACGTGTCCCTGCTGGCGCGCGCCTTCCTCCACCGCTTCAACAAGGAGCTCAACCGCGAGCCTCCGGTCGAGGGGCTCACCGCGGACGCGGAGGCGTTGATGGCCGCGTACGCGTGGCCCGGCAACGTGCGTGAGCTCGAGAACGCGATGGAGCGGGCGGTGCTGCTCGCGGATGGCCCGCACATCCTCCCCGCCAACCTGCCCGAACGGTTGTGGGCCGCGCCCGCCCCCGGGTCCGCGGCGACTGGGCCCGGGGGCTCGGCGGTGCCACAGGCTGGTACCGACCTGTCGCTCAAGCGCGCGATCCGCGACCTCGAGGAGTCCTACATCCGGGCGGCGCTCCGTCGGACGAAGGGGAACCGCACCCGGGCGGCCGAGGTGCTGGACATCAGTCACCGCGCGTTGCTGTACAAGATCAAGGAGTACGGCATCGACCCGGACGCGGAGGCGGAGCGGGGGTAG
- a CDS encoding ABC transporter ATP-binding protein → MMQPISPDAPPIQARGLSKTYKVGFWFNRTVRALQGLDLEVGAGQIYGLLGPNGAGKSTTIKILMNLVRPSGGTAQLFGHPVDHAATRRLVGFLPENPSPYEYLTGREFVTLAGHLSGLSGHELDQRVTEVLGAVELGSAEKLQIRRYSKGMVQRVALAQALVGKPRMLILDEPTSGLDPVGRRQMRDLILAERDRGTTVLFCSHIIPDVEALCDRLAVLVGGRRVREGSVQELLSAQVPTVEMVVEGMQVDQVKALGVALESAQALDGRVLIQVADTDSQRLLGGVLNAGGRVNRMQPGRFSLEQLFMDALKESGRATSVGGEINT, encoded by the coding sequence ATGATGCAGCCCATCAGCCCTGACGCGCCCCCCATCCAGGCCCGGGGGCTCTCCAAGACATACAAGGTCGGCTTCTGGTTCAACCGCACCGTGCGCGCCCTCCAGGGGCTCGACCTCGAGGTAGGCGCCGGGCAGATCTACGGCCTGCTGGGCCCCAACGGCGCGGGCAAGTCGACCACCATCAAGATCCTCATGAACCTGGTCCGCCCCAGCGGAGGGACGGCCCAGCTGTTCGGCCACCCGGTGGACCACGCGGCCACGCGCCGCCTCGTGGGCTTCCTGCCGGAGAACCCGTCGCCCTACGAGTACCTCACGGGGCGCGAGTTCGTGACGCTGGCGGGCCACCTGTCGGGCCTGAGCGGGCACGAGCTGGATCAACGCGTCACGGAGGTATTGGGCGCGGTGGAGCTGGGCTCCGCGGAGAAGCTGCAGATCCGCCGCTACTCGAAGGGCATGGTGCAGCGGGTCGCGCTCGCGCAGGCGCTCGTGGGCAAGCCCCGGATGCTCATCCTCGACGAGCCCACCAGCGGCCTGGACCCGGTGGGGCGCCGGCAGATGCGCGACCTCATCCTGGCCGAGCGGGACCGGGGCACCACGGTCCTGTTCTGCAGCCACATCATCCCGGACGTGGAGGCGCTCTGCGACAGGCTCGCCGTCCTCGTGGGCGGCCGGCGCGTGCGCGAGGGGAGCGTGCAGGAGCTGCTCTCCGCCCAGGTGCCGACGGTGGAGATGGTCGTGGAGGGCATGCAGGTCGACCAGGTGAAGGCGCTGGGCGTGGCGCTCGAGTCGGCGCAGGCCCTGGATGGTCGGGTCCTCATCCAGGTGGCGGACACCGACAGCCAGCGGCTGCTCGGCGGCGTCCTCAACGCCGGTGGACGGGTCAATCGCATGCAGCCCGGGCGCTTCTCGCTGGAGCAGCTCTTCATGGACGCCCTCAAGGAATCCGGTCGCGCCACGAGCGTGGGTGGGGAGATCAACACGTGA
- a CDS encoding prepilin peptidase has translation MTDSSLVPGWAGPLFTAFLLVLGLCIGSFLNVVIARVPEGLSIVHPGSRCPRCGHVLAWYENIPVLSWLALRGRCRGCREPISARYVLVELLTGLLFLACLRRFGWTYDLVPALVLVSFLIPLTFIDLAWWLLPFSLTIPGIAAGLLLAVPRGADAVVDATLGAVIGFLVFRVMEYVGWKAFKKEALGGGDKYLVALLGAFLSWRSLLGILFLSSIQGALVGLAMMALTGRAGPAASPAPSEPAQIPPPTEGGTGSEATPAGAAPAEAAAPGEKDALPLDAEEPESTMTWEFTKPGIPLWKRLLLVPVCLLIQPIPDAVLDESGEEEEWVPGTTNIPFGPWLALAGLELLLIGPWLARVLPMGFGLLLGGAP, from the coding sequence GTGACGGACTCCTCCCTCGTGCCGGGCTGGGCCGGGCCCTTGTTCACCGCCTTCCTGCTGGTGCTCGGCCTGTGTATCGGCAGCTTCCTCAATGTCGTCATCGCCCGCGTGCCGGAAGGGCTGAGCATTGTCCATCCTGGCTCGCGCTGCCCCCGGTGCGGGCACGTGCTCGCGTGGTACGAGAACATCCCCGTCCTCTCCTGGCTCGCGCTGAGGGGACGCTGCCGTGGCTGCCGCGAGCCCATCTCCGCGCGCTACGTCCTGGTGGAGCTGCTCACCGGGTTGTTGTTCCTCGCGTGCCTGCGCCGCTTCGGCTGGACGTACGACCTGGTGCCCGCGCTGGTGCTCGTCTCGTTCCTGATTCCGCTGACGTTCATCGACCTGGCGTGGTGGCTGCTGCCGTTCTCCCTGACGATTCCAGGCATCGCCGCGGGGCTGCTCCTCGCCGTGCCCAGGGGCGCGGACGCGGTCGTGGACGCGACCCTGGGGGCCGTCATCGGCTTCCTCGTCTTCCGCGTGATGGAGTACGTGGGATGGAAGGCCTTCAAGAAGGAGGCGCTCGGCGGCGGTGACAAGTACCTGGTGGCGCTCCTCGGAGCGTTCCTCTCGTGGCGCTCGCTGCTCGGCATCCTCTTCCTCTCCTCCATCCAGGGCGCGCTGGTGGGGCTCGCCATGATGGCCCTCACGGGACGTGCGGGGCCGGCGGCTTCACCCGCCCCCTCCGAGCCCGCGCAGATTCCTCCTCCGACGGAAGGGGGGACTGGGTCCGAAGCTACACCCGCGGGCGCAGCCCCTGCGGAGGCGGCGGCGCCCGGCGAAAAGGATGCGCTTCCCCTGGACGCGGAAGAGCCCGAGAGCACGATGACGTGGGAGTTCACGAAGCCCGGGATTCCGCTCTGGAAGCGGCTCCTCCTGGTGCCCGTGTGCCTCCTGATACAGCCGATTCCCGACGCGGTGCTGGACGAGAGCGGCGAGGAGGAGGAGTGGGTGCCGGGCACCACGAACATCCCGTTCGGGCCGTGGCTGGCGTTGGCGGGGCTGGAGCTGTTGTTGATCGGCCCGTGGCTGGCGCGCGTCCTGCCGATGGGCTTCGGGCTGCTGCTGGGAGGCGCGCCGTGA
- a CDS encoding prepilin-type N-terminal cleavage/methylation domain-containing protein, with protein MKKKGGFTLIELMIVVAIIGILAAIAIPNFIRFQAKSKQSEAKTNLKAIFTAQKAFFGEKDKYSADFTVIGFDPEPGNRYSYGLADGCNAAQLVTARTAADGCIGQDQARFETPPVGGGGLGGVAMGVDGDCPNCEFGASAVGNVDNDPAGDSWVITSINAGVAIGDGACGVDTDVPLSGGEPGNIYNDVSCKAD; from the coding sequence CTGAAGAAGAAGGGTGGCTTCACCCTCATCGAGCTGATGATCGTGGTCGCCATCATCGGCATCCTGGCCGCCATCGCCATCCCGAACTTCATCCGCTTCCAGGCGAAGTCGAAGCAGTCCGAGGCGAAGACCAACCTCAAGGCCATCTTCACGGCCCAGAAGGCGTTCTTCGGCGAGAAGGACAAGTACTCCGCGGACTTCACGGTCATCGGCTTCGATCCGGAGCCGGGCAACCGCTACAGCTACGGCCTGGCGGACGGCTGCAACGCGGCGCAGCTGGTCACGGCGCGCACGGCCGCCGACGGCTGCATCGGCCAGGACCAGGCCCGCTTCGAGACCCCCCCGGTCGGCGGTGGCGGACTGGGCGGCGTGGCGATGGGCGTGGATGGCGACTGCCCGAACTGTGAGTTCGGCGCCTCCGCCGTCGGCAACGTCGACAACGACCCCGCCGGCGACTCCTGGGTCATCACCTCCATCAACGCCGGCGTCGCGATTGGCGACGGCGCCTGCGGCGTCGACACCGACGTGCCGCTCTCCGGCGGCGAGCCGGGCAACATCTACAACGACGTGAGCTGCAAGGCGGACTGA
- a CDS encoding glycosyltransferase family 4 protein codes for MPPHPGGIEVMVDTLFQGLRRRGHDVRWIAASTPEAPGVLGPLVRVPAWNWLERNLHVPMPLWTAEGVRQLHEQVRWADVVHVHDCLYFSSSVATALSRVRRKPLLVTQHVGQVPYGGVLDWVQEAAYRTLGRTLLQSASEVVTYSPHVVDYFQKVGVKAPLRIIPLGFEPRFQPITEAERRAARRDWGLPEDTPLVLFAARLVPKKGVRHVADVQRKLAEDGVSLLVAGEGPLENLVEGLPRTFHLRQVDHSRMHLLYACADVLLLPSRGEGLPLTLQEGMLTGLPAVVSTDPSFVANVSQAPGVSLVEGTESWARAVREALAAPPPRQVIADWARERWGLERFISDYERTLESLVTRSAVRAPHT; via the coding sequence ATGCCTCCGCATCCCGGAGGCATCGAGGTCATGGTCGACACGTTGTTCCAGGGACTCCGCCGGCGAGGACACGACGTCCGGTGGATCGCCGCGTCCACCCCGGAGGCCCCTGGCGTCTTGGGCCCCCTCGTCCGGGTGCCCGCGTGGAACTGGCTCGAGCGCAACCTCCACGTCCCCATGCCGTTGTGGACCGCCGAGGGCGTGCGCCAGCTCCACGAACAGGTCCGCTGGGCGGACGTCGTCCACGTGCACGACTGCCTCTACTTCTCCTCGTCCGTGGCCACGGCGCTGTCGCGCGTCCGCCGCAAGCCGCTGCTGGTCACCCAGCACGTGGGACAGGTGCCCTACGGCGGCGTCCTCGACTGGGTGCAGGAGGCCGCGTACCGGACGCTCGGGCGCACCCTGCTCCAGTCCGCGAGCGAGGTGGTGACCTACAGCCCCCACGTCGTCGACTACTTCCAGAAGGTGGGCGTGAAGGCCCCCCTGCGCATCATCCCGCTGGGCTTCGAGCCCCGCTTCCAGCCCATCACGGAGGCCGAGCGGCGCGCGGCGCGGCGCGACTGGGGACTCCCGGAGGACACGCCCCTCGTCCTCTTCGCGGCCCGGCTCGTGCCCAAGAAGGGCGTGCGGCACGTGGCGGACGTCCAGCGGAAGCTCGCGGAGGACGGCGTCTCGCTCCTGGTCGCGGGCGAGGGTCCGCTGGAGAACCTCGTCGAGGGCCTGCCGCGCACCTTCCACCTGCGGCAGGTCGACCACTCCCGCATGCACCTGCTCTACGCCTGCGCGGACGTGCTGCTGCTTCCGTCGCGCGGCGAGGGCCTCCCCCTCACGCTCCAGGAAGGCATGCTCACGGGCCTGCCCGCCGTCGTGTCGACGGACCCGTCCTTCGTCGCCAACGTGTCGCAAGCCCCGGGAGTCTCCCTGGTCGAGGGCACCGAGTCATGGGCGCGGGCGGTTCGAGAGGCCCTCGCCGCGCCCCCGCCGCGCCAGGTCATCGCGGACTGGGCGCGCGAGCGCTGGGGCCTGGAGCGCTTCATCTCCGACTACGAGCGCACGCTGGAGTCGCTCGTCACGCGGAGCGCTGTTCGAGCACCACACACGTGA
- a CDS encoding sensor histidine kinase, with protein MKWRIASVAFLLGSLCTGLSWLSLQPVLIRLLEVGRRLAAPGSPESEVLTQVRGFLPLALGLDLVALTLLAYLVLDLTVGRPLRSTEAVVEQLGRLELDPNQLVPTQGGPLLSRMQRALQRLAEALRAEQVLTRTQMASLRETNDRLSRAQTELVAAERLATVGRLAAGVAHEVGNPLAGILGYLSLARMKAPSPELKDYLERIDQEVQRIDRIVRGLLDLGRPETSSPMPVEVGTVVETCVRLVRAAPELTGVTVALDLEPGVVARAETGPLSQILINLLLNAAQAMGGQGRVEVLSRRAGDVVQVLVVDAGPGISSEVMARLFEPFFTTKGRQGTGLGLAVSQRLARGMGGSLAAENVAEGGARFTVTLPGV; from the coding sequence GTGAAGTGGCGCATCGCCAGCGTGGCCTTCCTGCTGGGCTCGTTGTGCACGGGGCTCTCGTGGTTGTCGCTCCAGCCCGTGCTCATCCGCCTGCTCGAGGTGGGGCGCCGCCTGGCCGCGCCGGGCTCGCCGGAGTCGGAGGTGTTGACCCAGGTCCGGGGCTTCCTGCCGCTCGCGCTGGGATTGGACCTGGTGGCCCTCACGCTGCTGGCCTACCTCGTCCTCGATTTGACGGTGGGCCGCCCGCTGCGCTCCACGGAGGCCGTCGTCGAGCAGTTGGGCCGGCTGGAGCTGGACCCGAACCAGCTCGTGCCCACGCAGGGCGGGCCCCTGTTGTCGCGGATGCAGCGCGCGCTCCAGCGGTTGGCGGAGGCGCTGCGCGCGGAGCAGGTCCTCACGCGCACGCAGATGGCGTCCCTGCGCGAGACGAACGACCGGTTGTCGAGGGCGCAGACGGAGCTCGTCGCCGCGGAGCGGCTGGCCACCGTCGGCCGGTTGGCGGCGGGGGTGGCGCACGAGGTGGGCAACCCGCTGGCGGGCATCCTGGGCTACCTGTCCCTGGCGCGGATGAAGGCGCCCTCGCCGGAGCTGAAGGACTACCTGGAGCGCATCGACCAGGAGGTGCAGCGCATCGACCGCATCGTCCGGGGGCTCCTGGACCTGGGACGTCCGGAGACGTCCTCGCCCATGCCCGTGGAGGTGGGGACGGTGGTGGAGACGTGCGTCCGGTTGGTGCGCGCCGCGCCGGAGCTCACGGGCGTCACGGTGGCGCTCGACCTGGAGCCCGGCGTGGTGGCGCGGGCGGAGACGGGGCCCCTGTCGCAGATCCTCATCAACCTGTTGCTCAACGCGGCGCAGGCGATGGGCGGGCAGGGGCGGGTGGAGGTCCTGTCGCGTCGCGCCGGGGACGTCGTCCAGGTCCTGGTCGTGGACGCGGGCCCGGGCATCTCCTCGGAGGTGATGGCCCGGCTCTTCGAGCCGTTCTTCACGACGAAGGGCAGGCAGGGGACCGGGCTGGGGCTCGCCGTGTCGCAGCGGCTCGCCCGGGGCATGGGGGGGAGTCTGGCGGCGGAGAACGTCGCGGAGGGTGGTGCCCGCTTCACGGTGACGTTGCCCGGGGTGTGA
- a CDS encoding class I SAM-dependent methyltransferase, with amino-acid sequence MLKPEASWLGRELEALELSRVSPLLNVGSSTRYFREVQQPWIDRALFAPLRRRGGRILHQDLKADDGVDVVGSLTSPECLARIAELAPRAVCCTNVLEHVEDPAGFAQRLAGMVPPGGVLLLSVPRAFPWHPDPIDTMFRPSVDELVALFPGMRARASAVVPCGRLLDLVAGDVPGAISRLLKPGRGAGTDAPRAPLHQWVWPWLVKPFEVTCVVLEQRSA; translated from the coding sequence ATGTTGAAACCCGAAGCGAGCTGGCTGGGGCGCGAGCTCGAGGCGCTCGAGCTGTCGCGCGTATCGCCGCTGCTCAACGTGGGGAGCTCCACGCGCTACTTCCGGGAGGTGCAGCAGCCATGGATCGACCGGGCGCTGTTCGCGCCCCTGCGTCGGCGCGGTGGACGCATCCTCCACCAGGACCTGAAGGCGGATGACGGCGTGGACGTGGTCGGGAGCCTGACCAGCCCGGAGTGCCTGGCCCGCATCGCGGAGCTGGCGCCGCGCGCGGTGTGCTGCACGAACGTGCTCGAGCACGTGGAGGACCCGGCTGGCTTCGCTCAGCGCCTCGCGGGGATGGTGCCGCCAGGGGGCGTGCTGCTCCTGTCGGTGCCACGCGCGTTCCCGTGGCACCCGGACCCCATCGACACGATGTTCCGGCCCTCGGTCGACGAGCTGGTGGCCCTCTTCCCGGGGATGCGCGCCCGGGCGTCGGCGGTCGTGCCGTGCGGACGGCTCCTGGACCTCGTGGCGGGGGACGTGCCCGGGGCCATCTCCCGGCTGCTGAAGCCCGGCAGGGGCGCGGGGACGGATGCCCCGCGCGCGCCGCTCCATCAGTGGGTGTGGCCCTGGCTGGTGAAGCCCTTCGAGGTCACGTGTGTGGTGCTCGAACAGCGCTCCGCGTGA